Proteins co-encoded in one Vigna radiata var. radiata cultivar VC1973A unplaced genomic scaffold, Vradiata_ver6 scaffold_134, whole genome shotgun sequence genomic window:
- the LOC106753588 gene encoding sugar transport protein 10-like, translated as MESSLDGVRHYEGNITTFVLITCFVAAIGGLLFGYDLGITGGVTSMEPFLMKFFPSVYKEMKDESESKNQYCKFNNQLLTLFTSSLYLAALLASFFASTTTRLLGRKVSMLTGGLFFLIGSLLNGFAMNIEMLIIGRILLGFGVGFCNQSVPVYLSETAPPKIRGALNIGFQMMITLGILVANLINYRTSNHTNGWRISLGIAAVPAIVLCIGSLCVVETPNSLIERGKYEKAKXMLEKIRGTXKIDEEYQDLVDASEMAKKVEHPWKNIARAKYRPQLXFCTFIPAFQQLTGINVIMFYAPVLFQILGFGGDASXMSAXITGVVNVVATLVSIFTVDKFGRRVLFLEGGVQMFICQVIVGIIIALRFGLNGQGSFSKVEADILLFFICAYVAAFAWSWGPLGWLVPSEIXSLEXRPAGQAINVATNMLFTFVIAQVFLSMLCHMXFGLFFLFGGFVIIMTIFIAFLLPETKNVPVEEMSILWTSHWFWKKIVSKDIEFNSRNNNTVL; from the exons atGGAAAGTAGCTTAGATGGAGTGCGTCACTACGAGGGCAATATCACAACATTTGTACTGATCACATGTTTTGTGGCTGCAATAGGAGGTCTTCTCTTTGGATATGATCTTGGTATTACAGGAGGAGTAACTTCCATGGAACCATTTTTGATGAAGTTCTTTCCTAGTGTCTACAAAGAGATGAAAGATGAATCAGAAAGTAAAAATCAATACTGCAAGTTTAACAATCAACTTCTTACATTATTCACTTCTTCCTTGTACCTTGCAGCACTACTAGCTTCTTTTTTTGCTTCTACTACAACTAGATTGCTAGGGCGTAAAGTCTCTATGCTCACTGGTGgcttattttttcttattggtTCACTATTGAATGGGTTTGCCATGAACATTGAAATGTTAATCATTGGTCGTATACTTTTAGGATTTGGAGTGGGATTTTGTAATCAG TCTGTACCAGTGTATTTGTCTGAAACGGCTCCACCAAAAATTAGAGGAGCACTCAATATTGGCTTCCAAATGATGATCACACTTGGTATCCTAGTTGCAAATCTAATCAACTATCGTACATCCAATCATACAAATGGATGGAGGATTTCTCTAGGCATCGCAGCTGTGCCAGCAATTGTATTATGTATAGGATCTCTCTGTGTTGTTGAAACACCTAATTCTTTGATTGAAAgaggaaaatatgaaaaagcTAAGAANATGTTGGAGAAGATTCGTGGAACTGANAAAATTGATGAGGAATATCAAGATCTTGTTGATGCTAGTGAAATGGCAAAAAAGGTAGAACATCCATGGAAGAACATTGCAAGAGCAAAATACAGGCCTCAACTAANTTTCTGCACTTTTATTCCNGCCTTTCAACAACTCACNGGCATCAATGTCATCATGTTTTATGCCCCAGTTCTCTTTCAAATTTTAGGCTTCGGTGGTGATGCTTCANTCATGTCTGCANTTATCACTGGAGTTGTTAATGTTGTTGCCACACTAGTTTCTATCTTCACAGTAGACAAGTTTGGAAGAAGAGTGTTATTTCTTGAAGGTGGTGTCCAAATGTTTATTTGTCAG GTTATCGTTGGAATCATCATTGCTTTAAGGTTTGGACTAAATGGTCAAGGATCATTTAGTAAAGTTGAAGCagatattttgttgttctttatATGTGCATATGTTGCAGCATTTGCATGGTCATGGGGACCATTGGGATGGTTGGTGCCAAGTGAAATATGNTCTCTAGAAATNCGTCCAGCAGGTCAAGCTATTAATGTTGCCACCAACATGTTATTTACNTTTGTAATTGCTCAAGTCTTTCTTAGCATGCTTTGTCACATGAANTTTGGTCTCTTCTTCTTATTCGGAGGATTTGTNATTATCATGACTATTTTCATTGCATTTCTTTTACCCGAAACAAAGAATGTTCCCGTTGAAGAAATGAGTATACTTTGGACTTCACATTGGTTTTGGAAGAAAATTGTTTCCAAGGATATTGAGTTTAACTCTAGGAACAATAACACTGTTTTGTAG